Within Flavobacterium pisciphilum, the genomic segment ATAGGCAAATTGCTTATAGAAAATCCCTGATGATCCTGTCATAAAACCAATCGGAATAAATACTGCCGACATTACTAGTGTAATTGAGATTACAGCTCCTGTAATTTCTGACATGGCACTGTGTGTAGCTTCTTTTGCTGTAAGATCTCCATCTTCTTCCATTTTACTGTGTACAGCCTCGACGACGACAATAGCATCATCTACTACAATACCAATGGCCAGAACTAACGCAAATAGTGTTAGAATATTAATCGTAAAACCAAGTACCAACAGAAAGAAAAAAGTACCTATAATCGCTACTGGAACTGCAATCGCTGGAATAATGGTAGAACGAATGTCTTGAAGAAAAATAAATACTACAATAAATACCAAAATAAAGGCTTCTATTAAAGTAGATTTTACCTGTCCTGTCGCTTCATCAAGACGTTCTTTGGTACTCATTACATTAACCGATTTAATACCTGGCGGAAAAGATTTAGACAACCTTTCTATTTCACTGTTAACCCCAATTTCAATCTCATTGGCATTTGAACCTGATGTTTGCAGAATTGCCATTGTAACAGCATTCTTTCCATTCGATTTATTATCACCATTGTACGAAATCGAGCCAAACTCTACTCTCGCTACATCTTTAAGCCTTAAAAGGCTAGTTCCATTATTTTTAACTATAATATTCTCATACTGTTCTGGCTTATTCTTTTTTCCTTTATATCGGATAACATATTCTAAAGCCGCATGAGATTCTTCTCCCAGTTTTCCTGGAGCCGATTCTAAACTTTGATTGGCAATTGCTAGTGTAACATCTGAAGGAACTAATCCTGCATTTGCCATTTTACGTGGATCAAGCCATACTCGCATTGAGTAATCTTTCGCACCAAAAATCTGAACTTGTCCCACTCCAGGAACACGTTTGATTTGAGGAACCAAGTTGATATTGGCATAATTCTGCAGAAATAGCTCGTCGTATTTTTCATTATCTTCTGTATAAATATTAAAAATAACAATCATACTATTTTGCTGCTTAGAAGTTGTCAAGCCCATTCTAATAACTTCCTGAGGTAGTTTTGGAGTGGCTTGCTGAACTCTATTCTGCACATTTACCGCGGCTTGATCTGGATCAACACCTTGCTTGAAAATTACACTGATAGAAAAAGATCCATCATTACTTGCAGTAGATTTTATATACTGCATGTTCTCTACTCCATTAATTTGTTCTTCTAATGGCGTTACTACGGAACGAATTATAGTTTCACTGTTTCCTCCTGGGTAAGAACCGCTTACCATTACAGTTGGCGGCGAAATATCTGGAAAACGTGTCACAGATAATCTAGTAAGACCTATGATACCTAATATCACCAATACAATGGAGATAACTGTAGCCAATACAGGCCTGTCTATTATTTTTTTTAACATGGAAATGTTATTTATATTGAAACAAAAATTTAGTTGATGGCAACCGTTTTAACAGCAGTAACTTTTGGAACTACTTCCATGCTGTCATTTAGCGCATCGATATTGTTTATTGCAATTTTGTCACCGTTCTTTAGACCGCTTGACACGAAGTAATTAGTTCCTGAATTTCCTGCAATTACAATTGGGACCATTGCAATCTTGTTATTGGCTTGCAGCACAAAAACAAAAAATTTATCCTGTATGTCTTTTACACTCGCCATCGGAACGGTTACTACAGCATCCAAACTATTGTTTAAAATAATTCGAGCAGAACCTCCTGAACGAAGTTGCTTTTGAGGATTAGGAAAGATTGCTTTTAATGTAATCGTTCCTGTAGTACGGTCGATATTTCCGCTGGCAACTTCCAATTTTCCTTTATGTTCATACACGCTTTGATCTGCCATAATTAAACTGGTAGAACTATTCAATTTTAAGTTTTTTGTGTAAGTCAAATAATCCGCTTCGCTTAAAGAAAAATAAACAAACACATTATCAATCTCAGAAAGTGACGTTAATGGTTGTGCATCTGTAGGTGTAACTAAATTTCCAATACGATTTGGAATTCGGCTGATGTAACCACTCACCGGTGCTTTTATTAAAGAAAAATCAGCATTAAGCTGTGACGATCCTAAAGCCGCTTTTGCCTGCGCAACTTGTGCAGATGCCGCATCAAGATTTGCTTGTGCCGTTTTTAACTGTATCTCTGTATATACTTTACCTTCTACAAGTGGTCTTACCTTCTCAACCTCTAATTTTGCATTAGCTTGATTAGCTAAAGCACTTTTATAAGCTGCACGACTATTATTTACTTGCTCTTCGTAAACATCTCCTTTGATTTTAAACAAAGACTGTCCTTTATTTACATATTGTCCTTCCTTAACGTAAATAGCTTCTAGATATCCTGAGACCTGTGCTTTGATATCTACATTTACACTTCCTTCTATAACTCCAGGATATTTTTTTTCTACTTTGCCAATAGAAGTTTTAGCTTCAAAAAAATCAACTTCTGGTTTTGGCGGTGCCATTCCTTCAGCTCCCGCGCTTTTCCCGCATGAAGCAAAGCCAGCAATTACCAATAAAACGAACACCTTCTTTAGTGTTATATGCTTTTGAAATAATAGTTTTGTCATTTTTTATCGTTTAATAAATACATAAAATTTGACGACAAAATAACAAATCAACCAGCCTTTTTTTTAGAGGAAGTTTACCGAAACGTAGTTTTTTGATACTGAAACGAACAATTGAATAACTGAGTAAAATCAGACACTTAGACAGCTATATGATTAGATTCTTATACTATTAGTATAGAGATTTATATATGGTTATTGGCTTTTTTTTACCACGCAAAATAGTTCTGTCTATCGCAGTAAAACTTTCTTGTTCGAAAGACAATAATTGTTCAAAAAAAGATTGTGTAATTAATAAATCGGCTTGATAATCATTACAGAGATTACGTACTCGAGCTGCAGTAGTAAGTACATCACCATGATAGGCAATTTCAGTTTTAATCTGTCCAATTTCTGCAACAGTAACCAATCCTTCATTTACTGAACCTTTAAATTTAGGAACTAAACCAAATTTATTCTGATAGAAATCTTGTTTCTGTAATAGTCTTACTGAAAAAGCATTGTAGAGATCGATACATTTTTGTCTATCAAAATCCAAGGAGATTTTCCATGTAATTACGGCTTCATCTCCTACATATTGATAGATCTCAGCTCCGTGATTAATCAATAATTCTGATAAATCTGCAAAACATTCCTGAAGCAAAAGACTGTAATTATAATGTCCTACATTTTCTGCGACAGCTGAAGAGTCATACATATCAAGAAACATAAAAGCCCTATATTCAATAACTGGAGTAATATACTTTCCCTGCAATAAACTTTTAAAATAATTTCTGCCCAATCTACGTCTAAAAGTATGTATCAGTGTAATGAAAACATGAACTACTAAACAATAAAAAATAAAACTAACCATCGATCTAAAATCGATTTGAAGAAGAAAAAAATTATTGATGGTAATATAATCTGCTTTATTAAGTCCAATTAGCATCAAAAGGACAACGAAACAACTCATTATAAATAAAATGGTCTGAAACAGTACAGTTATTAATATACCATACTTCTGAAAAAAACGACAGAATACATATTCCTGAAGAAGAAAAAAAATTGTCCCCATAAAGGTCCCTACAAATAAAACACCTATTAATTCTGAGACTAAAAAATCTGAAGCTTTAATACCATTTTGATAAATATAATCTTCATCAATAATACTATAAGTCAAAAAAACATAATAAAGAAATGCTAAAATCCAGAGCAATATTAGCTGCAAATATTCTATTATCTTTAAAACTGTTTTTAATTTGTATTTCATTTTAGACTATTTTAATGCAGAAAAACCCCTAATAAGAAATATTAGGACTGTAAATTATGCATCAAAATTAGGCTAAGTTCATTCGTGAAATCAAAATTGAATGACCGAAACAACTATTAGCCTAACTCAATAGTACTTTATCAAAGCTAAAAATGATTTATTATGTATTAACGATCCATCCATTGTTTAAAAAAAGGTGTTTTTTCTCTGCTTACAATTACTTCTTTTTCAGGATCTGCTTTTAATATTATTTTAAGTTTAGCATTAAAATAATTCGAGATTGATTTTATGCTTTCGGCCCTAATAAAAAATTGCCTGTTTGCTCTAAAAAATATTTCAGGATCTAATTCTTGTTCCAATTCTTCCATCGTTTGTGGAATAGGTACAATTATGCCCGTTTTTAGAAATAAATTACTCGTCTTAAATTCAGAATAAATAAAATCAATATCTGAGACATCAACACTTTTATAACCATCTCTGTAGGAAACTAAAAATCGTAATCTAAAAGCGGGTTTGCTAATAAATTGTTTAATAATACTCGCAATATCTGTATTATTATTTTCCGCCTTTGGCATTTTTTTAAACTTTTCTAAAGCATATTGAAGTTCGCTTTTTTCAATAGGTTTCATCAAGTAATCAATACTGTTTACCTTAAAAGCTTTTACTGCATATTCGTCGTAAGCAGTTGTGAATATAATGGGACAATTGATTTTAATCTCTTCAAAAATACTAAAACTTATTCCGTCAGATAACCGAATATCCATTGTAATCAAATCAGGTTCTGGATTAGAGCGCAACCACAAAATTGTGCCTTCAACTGTATCAATAACCTCTAGTATTTCACAGTCAGGTTCCAATTCTTCCAATAGTCTTTTGAGACGGTTGGCATTAATACTTTCATCTTCAACAATTAAAACTTTCATACTTTTATATTAAAGGGAGACGTGCAAAATAAGATTCTTTTGATATATAAAAATCAGGCATTCGATCTGATAAAATCTTATATCTAAACTCAATATTTTTATGTCCAATTCCTGTAGAAACCATCTTTTTTCCTGAGGGAGTCTGCATATTATTTTTTACAACAATATCATTTTCCTCCGAATAAATAAATATCGTGAGCGGGTGTAAATTTGTTGCACTATTATGTTTTACTGCATTTTCTATTAACAA encodes:
- a CDS encoding LytR/AlgR family response regulator transcription factor, which encodes MKVLIVEDESINANRLKRLLEELEPDCEILEVIDTVEGTILWLRSNPEPDLITMDIRLSDGISFSIFEEIKINCPIIFTTAYDEYAVKAFKVNSIDYLMKPIEKSELQYALEKFKKMPKAENNNTDIASIIKQFISKPAFRLRFLVSYRDGYKSVDVSDIDFIYSEFKTSNLFLKTGIIVPIPQTMEELEQELDPEIFFRANRQFFIRAESIKSISNYFNAKLKIILKADPEKEVIVSREKTPFFKQWMDR
- a CDS encoding adenylate/guanylate cyclase domain-containing protein; this encodes MKYKLKTVLKIIEYLQLILLWILAFLYYVFLTYSIIDEDYIYQNGIKASDFLVSELIGVLFVGTFMGTIFFLLQEYVFCRFFQKYGILITVLFQTILFIMSCFVVLLMLIGLNKADYITINNFFLLQIDFRSMVSFIFYCLVVHVFITLIHTFRRRLGRNYFKSLLQGKYITPVIEYRAFMFLDMYDSSAVAENVGHYNYSLLLQECFADLSELLINHGAEIYQYVGDEAVITWKISLDFDRQKCIDLYNAFSVRLLQKQDFYQNKFGLVPKFKGSVNEGLVTVAEIGQIKTEIAYHGDVLTTAARVRNLCNDYQADLLITQSFFEQLLSFEQESFTAIDRTILRGKKKPITIYKSLY
- a CDS encoding efflux RND transporter periplasmic adaptor subunit produces the protein MTKLLFQKHITLKKVFVLLVIAGFASCGKSAGAEGMAPPKPEVDFFEAKTSIGKVEKKYPGVIEGSVNVDIKAQVSGYLEAIYVKEGQYVNKGQSLFKIKGDVYEEQVNNSRAAYKSALANQANAKLEVEKVRPLVEGKVYTEIQLKTAQANLDAASAQVAQAKAALGSSQLNADFSLIKAPVSGYISRIPNRIGNLVTPTDAQPLTSLSEIDNVFVYFSLSEADYLTYTKNLKLNSSTSLIMADQSVYEHKGKLEVASGNIDRTTGTITLKAIFPNPQKQLRSGGSARIILNNSLDAVVTVPMASVKDIQDKFFVFVLQANNKIAMVPIVIAGNSGTNYFVSSGLKNGDKIAINNIDALNDSMEVVPKVTAVKTVAIN